From the Streptomyces syringium genome, one window contains:
- a CDS encoding DUF6332 family protein — MSGPRRQESRDAITVEISYAVASGCAVAALLFLVVASPALFLDLGRGVESALFTCATLLAAAGFTMRAVTLLIRLRRAQDASADAR, encoded by the coding sequence ATGTCCGGACCACGTCGTCAGGAGAGCCGCGACGCCATCACGGTGGAGATCAGCTACGCGGTCGCCAGCGGCTGCGCCGTGGCCGCGCTGCTGTTCCTCGTCGTGGCGAGCCCCGCGCTGTTCCTGGACCTCGGCCGCGGTGTGGAGTCGGCGCTGTTCACCTGCGCGACCCTCCTGGCGGCCGCCGGTTTCACCATGCGGGCCGTGACCCTGCTGATCAGGCTGCGCCGGGCGCAGGACGCGTCCGCCGACGCGCGCTGA
- a CDS encoding alpha/beta fold hydrolase, giving the protein MKQTPESKIPAVQRLTDAVSGRRTTLALHASRAACSLGMLLPGNNRWRAAGNLYLGVTTTLLQARHRYGTDGSDQVATQVQAVTGLARLSNSPQVKDALMWYLAIQANMSYATSGWAKLAGKKWRDGSALPGVLRTRTYGFERAYRLTQRYPRASKLTQHAVLAMECLFPVVYLAGGKLTRPMIGAAGGFHIANAFVMGLGRFMTAFPAMHPMVAYTTAPRTLPVVAGRDDRMVKTALVLLAGGVTASAVLATQRRARAVEGWPNSRTVTTRYGNVLRYDTGGRDVADRPVLVFNHGLASTTEHFAWIVERLAFDRGQPVVTYARAGYGPSRRVKESPYTIQESVDDLEDLIRQALPEDRKVVLVGHSLGAELNRRAVAQLGDRVAGVVYLDPSHPGQLIRSEKQRKGSELFTDSMTDMARWTKLGFGSLMTRPRWVDHLPYAYRDKAFALYADSRLWTAAAREWKAVREEFQSFEGDLPPVPAPGLVVAAQVTVDIDPEQLLMYHDIVRAHRTAGRHGDVTVVERGGHDTILTDARHARTTADLIADFVDGHCMPQAAPAAGGPAGELPGKASEKK; this is encoded by the coding sequence ATGAAGCAGACGCCGGAGAGCAAGATTCCGGCCGTTCAGAGGCTCACCGACGCCGTGAGCGGCAGGCGCACCACGCTGGCCCTGCACGCCTCACGCGCCGCCTGCAGCCTGGGGATGCTCCTGCCGGGGAACAACAGGTGGCGGGCGGCGGGCAACCTTTACCTCGGCGTCACCACCACGCTGCTCCAGGCCCGCCACCGATACGGCACGGACGGCTCGGACCAGGTCGCCACGCAGGTGCAGGCGGTCACCGGCCTCGCCCGGCTGTCGAACAGCCCGCAGGTCAAGGATGCCCTCATGTGGTATCTCGCGATCCAGGCCAACATGTCCTACGCGACGTCCGGTTGGGCGAAGCTGGCGGGCAAGAAATGGCGTGACGGCTCGGCCCTGCCCGGCGTGCTGCGGACCCGCACCTACGGCTTCGAGCGCGCGTACCGGCTGACGCAGCGCTACCCCCGGGCCAGCAAGCTCACGCAGCACGCGGTCCTGGCGATGGAGTGTCTTTTCCCCGTCGTCTATCTGGCGGGCGGGAAGCTGACCCGGCCGATGATCGGCGCGGCCGGCGGCTTCCACATCGCCAACGCGTTCGTCATGGGCCTGGGCCGTTTCATGACCGCGTTCCCCGCGATGCACCCCATGGTCGCCTACACCACCGCGCCCCGGACGCTGCCGGTGGTCGCCGGCCGGGACGACCGGATGGTCAAGACCGCGCTGGTCCTGCTGGCCGGCGGCGTCACCGCGTCGGCCGTGCTGGCCACGCAGCGGCGTGCCCGCGCCGTGGAGGGTTGGCCCAACTCCCGTACCGTCACCACGCGTTACGGCAATGTCCTGCGGTACGACACCGGCGGCCGGGACGTCGCCGACCGTCCGGTCCTCGTCTTCAACCACGGCCTCGCCTCGACCACCGAGCACTTCGCGTGGATCGTGGAGCGGCTGGCGTTCGACCGGGGCCAGCCCGTGGTGACCTACGCCCGTGCCGGCTACGGCCCGAGCCGCCGGGTGAAGGAGTCCCCGTACACCATCCAGGAGTCCGTGGACGACCTGGAGGACCTGATCCGCCAGGCCCTGCCCGAGGACCGCAAGGTGGTGCTCGTCGGGCACTCCCTGGGCGCGGAGCTGAACCGGCGGGCCGTGGCGCAGCTCGGTGACCGGGTGGCCGGCGTCGTCTATCTCGACCCCTCGCACCCGGGGCAGCTCATCCGGTCGGAAAAGCAGCGCAAGGGCAGCGAGCTGTTCACCGACTCGATGACGGACATGGCGCGGTGGACGAAGCTGGGCTTCGGCTCGCTGATGACACGCCCCCGCTGGGTGGACCACCTGCCCTACGCCTACCGGGACAAGGCGTTCGCCCTCTACGCCGACTCACGGCTGTGGACGGCGGCGGCCCGGGAGTGGAAGGCCGTGCGCGAGGAGTTCCAGTCCTTCGAAGGGGACCTGCCCCCGGTGCCGGCCCCGGGCCTGGTCGTCGCGGCGCAGGTGACGGTCGACATCGATCCCGAGCAGTTGCTGATGTACCACGACATCGTCCGGGCCCACCGGACGGCCGGCCGGCACGGGGACGTCACGGTCGTCGAGCGCGGCGGGCACGACACGATCCTGACCGACGCCCGGCACGCGCGTACCACGGCGGACCTCATCGCGGACTTCGTGGACGGGCACTGCATGCCCCAGGCCGCGCCGGCCGCCGGGGGCCCGGCCGGGGAACTCCCGGGAAAGGCGAGTGAGAAGAAGTGA
- a CDS encoding class I SAM-dependent methyltransferase, whose product MTIADIGYGKQFEGWYDRIFQDDASARAAVEALAGFHPDPASGTLEFGVGTGRIALPLSHRVGPVTGVDSSREMLAALEKKADEGEVTAELGDIRTYRGERSYGLVYCVCSTLAQILDPEGQREAIARAAELLRPGGRLVVETHNRPGIVAQHEGQTRTTIFVPYPEPNTGIQMHATLLMDNRIWQVSTVWFEADGTHRIGTEAVRLLTPDEVDGYARDAGLRPEGHYSDWQRTAYAPAAGLFVASYTKSA is encoded by the coding sequence ATGACGATCGCGGACATCGGCTACGGCAAGCAGTTCGAGGGCTGGTACGACCGGATCTTCCAGGACGACGCCTCCGCGCGGGCCGCCGTCGAGGCCCTGGCCGGGTTCCACCCGGACCCGGCGTCGGGGACGCTGGAGTTCGGCGTCGGGACCGGCCGGATCGCGCTGCCGCTGTCGCACCGCGTCGGCCCGGTCACCGGTGTGGACTCCTCGCGGGAGATGCTGGCGGCCCTGGAGAAGAAGGCCGACGAGGGCGAGGTGACCGCCGAGCTCGGCGACATCCGCACCTACCGCGGCGAGCGGAGTTACGGCCTGGTCTACTGCGTCTGCTCCACGCTCGCGCAGATCCTCGACCCCGAGGGTCAGCGGGAGGCCATCGCCCGAGCGGCCGAACTGCTGCGGCCGGGCGGCCGGCTGGTGGTCGAGACGCACAACCGGCCGGGCATCGTCGCCCAGCACGAGGGACAGACGCGCACCACGATATTCGTGCCCTACCCGGAGCCGAACACGGGCATCCAGATGCACGCCACGCTCCTGATGGACAACCGCATCTGGCAGGTGTCCACGGTGTGGTTCGAGGCGGACGGCACCCACCGCATCGGCACCGAGGCCGTGCGCCTGCTCACCCCCGACGAGGTGGACGGCTACGCGCGGGACGCCGGGCTGCGGCCCGAGGGTCACTACAGTGACTGGCAGCGGACCGCGTACGCGCCCGCGGCCGGCCTGTTCGTCGCGTCCTACACCAAGTCCGCATGA
- a CDS encoding ABC transporter ATP-binding protein: MNLREIVRRHRALLIIGVGMGLVGAAATLAQPWMLGRLIEAVALDEPIAWTVTFIALFFVADAALNAGHAYAIGRAGENIVFDARRVLGGRLLRSQFPAFSRLEHGDVFARTVSDTSIACLVIAQALAQVVTSVFMVAGGIVLMALLDWKLLLATVGCLGLASGGALLLARQVRIAALKNRENIGAFGSGLQRVLGAITTVKASRAEERETEELARLADRVRHSGIRVTGFSSLLTPAMNVGTQLSLAVVISWGMARVATGSLSPADLTSFVMYLFYVVSPLVMLFMSIGQIQQGRAAIQRVTELGAIPQEEEEEKAGEPRERAAASESAPAVRFEGVGFSYQEDVPVLRDVSFSLPRRGLTAIVGPSGAGKTTTFQLIERFHRPDSGTIHVAGHDTATLKLAELRSLVGYVEQDAPLLRGTIRQNLTYANPGAGAEEIARALRLASLEDFVAALPDGLDTVLGERGAGLSGGQRQRLAIARTLLQRPEVILLDEVTAHLDSDTEAALRDTMAEAAGECAVLAIAHRLSTVVQADRIIVMEEGRVRTIGTHRELIASDEVYRRLATQQFAAEDALT; the protein is encoded by the coding sequence ATGAATCTCCGGGAGATAGTCCGCCGCCACCGGGCCCTGCTGATCATCGGCGTCGGCATGGGCCTGGTCGGCGCGGCGGCCACGCTCGCCCAGCCCTGGATGCTGGGCCGGCTGATCGAGGCGGTGGCCCTGGACGAGCCGATCGCCTGGACCGTCACCTTCATCGCGCTGTTCTTCGTCGCGGACGCGGCGCTGAACGCCGGACACGCCTACGCGATCGGCCGGGCCGGCGAGAACATCGTCTTCGACGCCCGGCGCGTCCTGGGCGGCCGGCTGCTGCGCAGCCAGTTCCCCGCCTTCTCCCGCCTGGAGCACGGGGATGTCTTCGCGCGCACCGTGTCCGACACCTCCATCGCCTGTCTGGTCATCGCGCAGGCGCTGGCGCAGGTGGTCACCTCGGTCTTCATGGTGGCCGGCGGCATCGTGCTGATGGCCCTGCTCGACTGGAAGCTGCTGCTGGCCACGGTCGGCTGTCTCGGGCTGGCCAGCGGTGGTGCGCTGCTGCTGGCCCGCCAGGTGCGCATCGCCGCCCTGAAGAACCGGGAGAACATCGGCGCGTTCGGCTCGGGGCTGCAGCGCGTGCTCGGCGCCATCACCACCGTCAAGGCGTCCCGCGCCGAGGAGCGCGAGACCGAGGAGCTGGCGCGGCTGGCCGACCGGGTGCGGCACAGCGGGATCCGGGTCACCGGGTTCAGCTCGCTGCTCACCCCGGCGATGAACGTCGGCACGCAGCTCTCGCTCGCCGTCGTCATCTCCTGGGGCATGGCCCGGGTCGCCACCGGGTCGCTGTCGCCCGCCGACCTCACCTCGTTCGTGATGTACCTCTTCTACGTGGTGTCGCCGCTGGTGATGCTCTTCATGTCGATCGGCCAGATCCAGCAGGGCCGGGCCGCCATCCAGCGGGTGACGGAGCTGGGGGCCATCCCGCAGGAGGAAGAAGAGGAGAAGGCCGGGGAGCCGCGGGAGCGCGCGGCCGCCTCGGAGTCGGCCCCCGCGGTCCGCTTCGAGGGCGTCGGCTTCTCCTACCAGGAGGACGTCCCGGTGCTGCGGGACGTCTCGTTCAGCCTGCCGCGTCGCGGCCTGACCGCGATCGTCGGCCCCTCCGGTGCCGGCAAGACGACGACGTTCCAGCTCATCGAGCGTTTCCACCGGCCGGACTCCGGCACGATCCATGTGGCGGGCCATGACACCGCCACCCTGAAGCTCGCCGAACTGCGGTCGCTGGTCGGCTACGTCGAGCAGGACGCGCCGCTGCTGCGCGGCACGATCCGCCAGAATCTGACGTATGCGAACCCCGGGGCCGGTGCCGAGGAGATCGCCCGCGCGCTGCGGCTCGCCAGCCTGGAGGACTTCGTCGCCGCTCTGCCCGACGGGCTCGACACGGTGCTCGGTGAGCGCGGCGCCGGGCTCTCGGGCGGCCAGCGGCAACGGCTCGCCATCGCCCGCACGTTGTTGCAGCGGCCGGAGGTGATCCTGCTGGACGAGGTCACCGCGCATCTGGACAGCGACACCGAGGCAGCGCTGCGCGACACGATGGCGGAAGCCGCCGGCGAGTGCGCCGTGCTGGCCATCGCGCACCGGCTGTCCACCGTCGTACAGGCCGACCGCATCATCGTGATGGAGGAGGGACGCGTGCGGACGATCGGCACCCACCGGGAACTCATCGCGTCCGACGAGGTGTACCGGCGGCTCGCCACCCAGCAGTTCGCGGCCGAGGACGCGCTCACATGA
- a CDS encoding phytoene desaturase family protein, which yields MTRPDVAVVGSGPNGLAAAVTLARAGLTVHVHEQAATVGGGLRGEALFDSEVWHDICAAVHPMAAASAFFREFDLAARGVRLLQPPISYAHPLDGGDAAFAYRDLARTCARLGPDGGRWRRLMEPLVRHSTGVTDFLLSGQRSLPSGPAAPLLLGPRVLDHLLRGGGLRTEGARALLTGVAAHAVGRLPSLPSGAISLLLGHLAHATGWPLPQGGSVRMAEALADDLRAHGGVLHTGHRVTDLAELDARVVMLDTTPRGLLALAGDRLPPRYRRALERFRYGPGAAKADFLVSEPIPWAHPEVGRAGTVHLGGTRAETLRAENAAARGEADEEPYVLLVDPAVTDPGRTVGGRRPVWAYAHVPNGDTRDPVPLITRRIERYAPGFADTVLAARGIPAADYERYNPNYPGGDIGAGAITLTQSLLRPTPAWNPYRTPLPGVYLCSASTPPGPSVHGMCGHFAARAALRREFRITTAPPLGPEGGAIPIENTRRAP from the coding sequence ATGACGCGCCCCGATGTCGCCGTCGTCGGCAGCGGCCCGAACGGGCTGGCCGCCGCCGTCACCCTGGCCCGCGCCGGGCTGACCGTGCACGTCCACGAGCAGGCCGCCACGGTCGGCGGCGGCCTGCGCGGCGAGGCGCTGTTCGACTCCGAGGTGTGGCACGACATCTGCGCCGCCGTGCACCCGATGGCGGCCGCGTCCGCGTTCTTCCGCGAGTTCGACCTCGCGGCCCGCGGGGTCCGCCTGCTCCAGCCGCCGATCAGCTACGCGCACCCGCTGGACGGCGGCGACGCCGCGTTCGCCTACCGCGACCTCGCGCGGACCTGCGCCCGGCTCGGCCCGGACGGGGGGCGCTGGCGGCGGCTGATGGAGCCGCTGGTGCGGCACAGCACGGGGGTGACCGACTTCCTGCTGTCCGGCCAGCGGTCCCTGCCCTCCGGCCCGGCGGCCCCGCTGCTGCTCGGCCCGCGCGTGCTCGACCACCTCCTGCGGGGCGGCGGACTACGCACCGAGGGGGCCCGCGCGCTGCTCACCGGGGTCGCGGCACACGCGGTGGGCCGGCTGCCCAGCCTTCCCTCGGGGGCCATCTCGCTGCTGCTCGGGCACCTGGCGCACGCCACCGGCTGGCCGCTGCCGCAGGGCGGCAGCGTCCGCATGGCCGAAGCGCTGGCCGACGACCTGCGGGCGCACGGCGGCGTGCTGCACACCGGCCACCGGGTCACCGACCTCGCGGAGCTGGACGCCCGGGTGGTCATGCTGGACACCACGCCGCGCGGCCTGCTGGCCCTGGCCGGCGACCGGTTGCCGCCGCGCTACCGCCGGGCGCTGGAGCGCTTCCGCTACGGGCCGGGCGCGGCGAAGGCCGACTTCCTCGTCAGCGAGCCCATCCCCTGGGCCCACCCCGAGGTGGGCCGGGCCGGGACCGTGCACCTGGGCGGCACCCGCGCCGAGACGCTCAGGGCGGAGAACGCGGCCGCCCGGGGCGAGGCCGACGAGGAGCCGTACGTGCTGCTCGTCGACCCGGCCGTGACCGACCCGGGCCGTACCGTGGGGGGCCGCCGCCCGGTGTGGGCCTACGCGCACGTGCCCAACGGCGACACCCGGGACCCGGTGCCGCTGATCACCCGCCGCATCGAGCGGTACGCGCCGGGTTTCGCCGACACGGTCCTCGCGGCGCGCGGCATACCGGCGGCCGACTACGAGCGGTACAACCCGAACTACCCCGGCGGCGACATCGGCGCGGGAGCCATCACCCTCACCCAGTCGCTCCTGCGACCGACGCCCGCCTGGAACCCGTACCGCACCCCCCTGCCCGGGGTGTACCTGTGCTCCGCGTCGACACCGCCCGGCCCCAGCGTGCACGGCATGTGCGGCCACTTCGCCGCCCGGGCCGCCCTCCGCCGCGAATTCCGCATCACCACCGCACCGCCCCTGGGGCCCGAGGGCGGTGCCATCCCCATCGAGAACACCAGGAGAGCACCATGA
- a CDS encoding nuclear transport factor 2 family protein, translated as MSSTHRPTAAEDFAGYLRAYHADAFDGQDPVEEVWDRYHLPDGTHRVNGREWDRKKTLRGVRSRRSLGAPYELYIHEVTVEGNRAAARYTIGTPMLWKVQSATDTAVFAELAEDGRVARTDIFSAGRAGWSGPGKDDPFDAAARPAPGTAPAPPPAAGAEPTPAQDPAHYLRAFYAAGYDPAVPAAEAHDRFHTPDALHQVGGKVMQRSGILKALEEGRKLGHTYPVEVHETLREGNRFAARYTTSHDGKPARRQEVFAFGEFAPDGRVRLVRFVLQPGYGA; from the coding sequence ATGAGCAGCACGCACCGCCCCACCGCCGCGGAGGACTTCGCCGGATACCTCCGCGCCTACCACGCCGACGCCTTCGACGGACAGGACCCGGTCGAGGAGGTCTGGGACCGCTACCACCTGCCCGACGGCACCCACCGGGTCAACGGCCGGGAGTGGGACCGGAAGAAGACCCTGCGGGGCGTCCGCTCCCGGCGCTCCCTCGGCGCGCCCTACGAGCTGTACATCCACGAGGTGACCGTGGAGGGGAACCGGGCCGCCGCCCGGTACACCATCGGCACGCCCATGCTGTGGAAGGTCCAGAGCGCCACCGACACGGCCGTCTTCGCCGAGCTGGCCGAGGACGGGCGGGTGGCCCGTACCGACATCTTCTCCGCCGGCCGCGCCGGCTGGTCGGGGCCGGGCAAGGACGACCCGTTCGACGCGGCGGCCCGCCCCGCGCCGGGCACCGCCCCGGCGCCGCCCCCCGCCGCCGGCGCCGAGCCGACACCGGCCCAGGACCCGGCGCACTACCTGCGGGCCTTCTACGCCGCCGGCTACGACCCGGCCGTCCCGGCCGCCGAGGCCCACGACCGCTTCCACACCCCCGACGCGCTGCACCAGGTCGGCGGGAAGGTGATGCAGCGCTCCGGCATCCTGAAGGCCCTGGAGGAGGGCCGGAAGCTGGGCCACACCTACCCGGTGGAGGTGCACGAGACATTGCGTGAGGGCAATCGCTTCGCGGCCCGCTACACCACGAGCCACGACGGGAAGCCGGCGCGGCGCCAAGAGGTCTTCGCCTTCGGCGAGTTCGCCCCCGACGGCCGCGTCCGTCTGGTCCGCTTCGTACTGCAACCCGGCTACGGGGCGTAG
- a CDS encoding M23 family metallopeptidase: MLQNVWKRHGLVVAAGTVCIVVNAQGIGPLWFTGLGLIIIGLLMRRAMSLAQRPPRDEAPPLALGGPVNGRWMARNGPATKVPSHTHNLAQTYAIDLARRPAPDPVWFWPVARRPEAYPAFGEPLLAPADGRVVAVGDGQRDHLSRSSLLGVLYVVPEGFVRSLGSPRHLLGNHLVLDLGDGAYAVFAHLRRRSLKVAVGDRVTAGQVLAECGNSGNSTEPHLHFQLMDGPDITSAHGLRFSWRYQDDDGQEHDGVPADNTCFSPARTATTGRPDPYAP; the protein is encoded by the coding sequence ATGTTGCAGAACGTCTGGAAGCGTCACGGCCTCGTCGTGGCCGCGGGCACCGTGTGCATCGTCGTCAACGCCCAGGGCATCGGGCCGTTATGGTTCACCGGGCTCGGCCTGATCATCATCGGTCTGCTGATGCGCCGGGCGATGTCCCTCGCGCAGCGCCCACCGCGCGATGAGGCCCCGCCGCTGGCGCTCGGCGGGCCGGTGAACGGTCGTTGGATGGCGCGCAACGGGCCGGCCACCAAGGTGCCCAGCCATACTCACAACCTCGCGCAGACCTACGCCATCGACCTGGCCCGCCGCCCGGCGCCGGATCCCGTGTGGTTCTGGCCGGTGGCGCGGCGGCCCGAGGCCTATCCGGCGTTCGGGGAGCCGCTGCTCGCCCCGGCGGACGGCCGGGTGGTGGCCGTCGGGGACGGGCAGCGGGACCACCTGTCGCGCTCCTCGCTGCTCGGAGTGCTCTACGTGGTCCCGGAAGGATTCGTGCGCTCCCTCGGCTCGCCCCGGCATCTGCTGGGCAACCACCTCGTCCTCGACCTCGGGGACGGGGCGTACGCGGTCTTCGCGCATCTGCGGCGCCGCTCGCTGAAGGTGGCCGTGGGCGACCGGGTCACGGCCGGGCAGGTGCTGGCCGAGTGCGGCAACTCGGGGAACTCCACGGAGCCCCATCTGCACTTCCAGCTCATGGACGGACCCGACATCACCTCCGCCCACGGCCTGCGCTTCAGCTGGCGCTACCAGGACGACGACGGCCAGGAGCACGACGGCGTGCCCGCCGACAACACCTGCTTCAGCCCCGCCCGGACCGCCACGACCGGACGGCCGGACCCCTACGCCCCGTAG
- a CDS encoding Gfo/Idh/MocA family protein: MKIALLGTGFGQAHAAVYAARDDVEVVMFGRDAAKTAKVAGQFGFASSTDMDAAFEDGSFDLVDICLPLPLHAEFVLRALQAGKHALVELPLADDIEDAKRVAESAAHSDKHVFVDMFERFIPANQALFDAVNQGTYGRLEQLTLWNLTAHLWPGVSLGLKVLPLEALHSDMDIITRTLGLPRATTVTTVARGEDSGAIEAAFRFDGAAARSSVSSLMPQAWGARGGYTATFEHGVLDATSTMGFDGKPSGTVTAYTADGAQELQLPAADQYTAMIGHVLEVVRGEADNQIAPASVLDALQLTLDLDRQVNSPG; the protein is encoded by the coding sequence ATGAAGATCGCACTGCTGGGAACCGGCTTCGGGCAGGCGCACGCCGCCGTCTACGCCGCTCGTGACGATGTGGAAGTGGTGATGTTCGGCCGGGACGCGGCCAAGACCGCGAAGGTGGCGGGCCAGTTCGGGTTCGCCTCCTCGACCGACATGGACGCCGCGTTCGAGGACGGCTCCTTCGACCTGGTGGACATCTGCCTGCCGCTCCCGCTGCACGCCGAGTTCGTGCTGCGCGCCCTTCAGGCGGGCAAGCACGCGCTGGTCGAGCTGCCGCTGGCCGATGACATCGAGGACGCGAAGCGGGTGGCCGAGTCCGCCGCGCACAGCGACAAGCACGTGTTCGTCGACATGTTCGAGCGGTTCATCCCGGCGAACCAGGCCCTCTTCGACGCGGTGAACCAGGGCACCTACGGGCGCCTGGAGCAGCTGACGCTGTGGAACCTGACCGCGCACCTGTGGCCGGGCGTCTCGCTGGGGCTGAAGGTCCTGCCGCTGGAAGCACTGCACAGCGACATGGACATCATCACCCGCACCCTCGGCCTGCCCCGGGCCACCACCGTCACCACCGTGGCGCGCGGCGAGGACTCCGGTGCCATCGAGGCTGCCTTCCGCTTCGACGGCGCGGCGGCCCGCAGCTCCGTCTCCTCGCTGATGCCCCAGGCATGGGGAGCCCGCGGCGGCTACACCGCCACCTTCGAGCACGGCGTACTGGACGCCACGTCCACGATGGGCTTCGACGGCAAACCCTCCGGTACCGTCACCGCCTACACCGCCGACGGCGCGCAGGAGCTCCAACTGCCGGCCGCCGACCAGTACACCGCCATGATCGGTCACGTCCTGGAGGTGGTGCGCGGCGAAGCGGACAATCAGATCGCGCCTGCGAGTGTGCTGGACGCGCTCCAGCTCACCCTCGACCTGGACCGCCAGGTCAACAGCCCCGGCTGA